A part of Entelurus aequoreus isolate RoL-2023_Sb linkage group LG10, RoL_Eaeq_v1.1, whole genome shotgun sequence genomic DNA contains:
- the LOC133659001 gene encoding contactin-associated protein-like 5 isoform X2 has translation MADFDGRSALLYRFKQKSVSTAKDVISLRFKSRQADGVLLHGESRRGHFITLELRDTRLALHLNLDDTSGGGEAVTVGSLLDDEKWHWVAMERLNKQVKVSVDHYTQSFQTQGHGESLEVDYELSFGGIPLPGKPGTFLRRNFEGCMENVYYNGVNVIDLAKRRKPQMYSVGNVSFSCTRPERTACTFISSSSSLLWLPAAPHTIVDRRYFSIRFQFRTWNTDALLLVTGLGPMHRELRLHISDSRLLLGNAATVTSRNTGERGPRVNDGLWHWLSLDYRGLQLVLSLDHQPIATVRQLHPLEPSGGFFFGGCGASDCHSWSSSFQGCMRLLSIDRWPIKLSLVQQGMLGNFSSLLFDACHIRDRCLPNMCEHGTSCTQTWDRFNCNCSGSGYAGATCHHSIFESSCESYRLSGGSSGFYSIDPDGSGPLGPTQVYCNMTDDKVWTLISHNVTLPVRVSDSSKHETHVMKFNSSASSQQLRAIVMASEQCRQEVVFTSKRSRLLKADGHPLSWWVDQHGERRNYWGSSSHAWSKDSGFLSGKEHLPLSVLVEDSEAVHSVGPLRCHGDKRLWNMASFNQEGAYLSLPPLQPEQAFDLTFYFKTDGPSGVFLNSLGQKDFIRLELSSPSVMMLSFSASVVLVKSHLPLNDRQWHYVRVERNVKETLLQVDELPVGVLEAPPDAAVHQRLGGQLFVGGVPSGLRGFLGCIRSLTVNGLTYDLQESAKTAPGVSPTCPGYCDGPSVVCHNRGRCFEKSDGFACDCSRSAYAGPLCKDEVALAFDEETSVTYTFLPGHHQKSSVSKHGGGRTREDMTFSFVTMRRPAMLLSVKTFKTYYMVVLLAGNGRLHVWYNLQSDRKPEVFSPASSSLADGRSHQVRILCESNTVYVQVDQQIDRKFTLVSDAEPIPIMTVTLGKITINESLPLEVVSAGKAGFVGCLSAVHVNHVAPLKVALLQRGISSVGVRSALAQSRCSDVSHDLTDQHHHGKQRWQSKGGRDNHRQRHSTRSYRRMPGCCYDPPALPLPPPKLAGSGL, from the exons ATGGCCGACTTTGACGGCCGAAGTGCTCTACTGTACCGCTTCAAGCAGAAATCCGTGTCTACGGCCAAAGACGTCATCTCACTGAGGTTCAAGAGCCGGCAGGCCGATGGCGTCCTGTTACATGGTGAAAGCCGGCGTGGCCACTTCATCACCCTGGAGCTGCGTGACACCAGACTGGCTCTCCACCTCAACCTGG ATGACACTAGCGGGGGTGGGGAGGCAGTGACGGTGGGCAGTCTTCTGGACGACGAGAAGTGGCACTGGGTGGCGATGGAGCGCCTCAACAAGCAGGTAAAGGTCAGCGTTGACCACTACACTCAGTCCTTCCAGACCCAAGGCCATGGGGAGTCGCTGGAGGTGGACTACGAG CTGAGCTTTGGCGGCATCCCTCTGCCTGGCAAGCCCGGAACATTCCTAAGGAGGAACTTTGAGGGCTGCATGGAGAACGTCTACTATAATGGTGTCAATGTCATCGACCTGGCTAAAAGACGCAAGCCTCAAATGTACAGCGTG GGAAACGTCTCCTTCTCATGCACGCGGCCCGAGCGGACGGCGTGCACCTTTATCAGCTCCAGCAGCAGCTTACTGTGGCTGCCGGCGGCTCCCCACACCATCGTTGATCGAAGGTACTTCTCCATCCGCTTCCAGTTTAGAACATGGAACACTGACGCACTGCTGCTTGTCACCGGGCTTGGACCAATGCATCGGGAGCTGCGACTGCACATCTCCGACAGTCGACTGCTCCTAGGCAACGCTGCCACAG TAACCAGTAGAAACACTGGAGAGCGTGGTCCTCGGGTGAACGACGGACTGTGGCACTGGCTGAGTTTGGACTACAGGGGCCTGCAACTGGTCCTGAGTCTGGACCACCAGCCCATCGCCACCGTACGACAGCTCCACCCACTGGAGCCCAGCGGAGGCTTCTTCTTCGGGG GCTGCGGGGCATCAGACTGCCACAGCTGGAGCTCGTCATTCCAGGGCTGCATGAGGCTGCTGTCCATCGATCGGTGGCCCATCAAGCTGAGCCTTGTGCAGCAAGGGATGCTGGGAAACTTCTCGTCTCTGCTATTTGACGCATGCCACATCAGAGACCG GTGTCTTCCGAACATGTGCGAACATGGCACCTCGTGCACACAGACGTGGGACCGCTTTAACTGCAACTGTTCTGGAAGCGGATACGCAGGAGCCACTTGTCACCACT CCATATTTGAGTCGTCCTGTGAGTCGTACAGACTCAGCGGAGGCTCGTCTGGCTTCTACTCAATTGACCCCGATGGCAGCGGCCCACTGGGGCCCACACAGGTGTACTGCAACATGACAG ACGACAAAGTGTGGACCCTGATCAGTCACAACGTCACGCTTCCTGTCCGAGTAAGCGACTCATCTAAACACGAGACTCATGTCATGAAGTTTAACTCCAGCGCCTCGTCCCAACAACTACGTGCCATCGTGATGGCATCTGAGCAGTGTCGACAGGAAGTGGTCTTCACCAGCAAAAGGTCCCGCCTCCTAAAGGCTGATG GACACCCGTTGTCCTGGTGGGTGGATCAGCATGGGGAAAGGCGAAACTACTGGGGCAGCTCCAGCCACGCATG GTCCAAGGACTCTGGGTTTCTGTCTGGGAAAGAGCATCTCCCACTCAGTGTACTAGTTGAGGACTCCGAGGCCGTCCACAGTGTGGGCCCTctgcgttgccatggagaca AGCGTCTTTGGAACATGGCGTCCTTTAACCAGGAGGGGGCCTACCTCAGTTTACCGCCCCTGCAACCTGAGCAGGCATTTGACCTCACCTTCTACTTCAAGACTGACGGTCCTTCTGGTGTCTTTCTGAATTCTCTGGGCCAGAAAGACTTCATTCGCTTGGAGCTCAGCT CTCCTTCCGTCATGATGTTGTCGTTCAGCGCATCAGTGGTGTTGGTCAAGTCCCACCTCCCCCTGAATGACAGACAATGGCACTACGTGAGGGTGGAGCGCAACGTTAAGGAGACGTTGCTGCAGGTGGATGAACTTCCCGTCGGCGTCCTGGAGGCCCCGCCTGATGCAGCCGTACACCAACGCCTTGGCGGGCAGCTTTTCGTAG GGGGGGTACCTTCCGGCCTGCGAGGTTTCTTGGGCTGCATCAGGTCTCTGACAGTCAATGGCTTAACCTATGACCTGCAAGAGAGTGCCAAGACGGCACCCGGTGTGAGCCCCACATGTCCCGGTTACTGTGACGGGCCGAGCGTTGTCTGCCACAACCGAGGGCGTTGCTTTGAAAAGAGTGACGGATTTGCTTGCGACTGCTCACGCTCGGCGTACGCCGGGCCTCTGTGCAAAGACG AAGTGGCTCTCGCCTTTGATGAAGAGACATCAGTAACCTACACCTTTTTGCCAGGCCACCACCAAAAGTCGTCTGTGTCCAAACATGGTGGGGGCAGGACCAGAGAGGACATGACCTTTAGCTTTGTCACAATGCGGAGACCCGCCATGTTGCTAAGCGTCAAAACATTCAAGACGTACTACATGGTTGTCCTACTTGCTGGCAACG GACGTCTGCACGTGTGGTACAACTTGCAGAGTGACAGGAAGCCTGAGGTCTTTAGCCCCGCGTCCAGCAGCCTGGCGGATGGAAGATCGCACCAAGTCAGAATACTCTGCGAGAGCAACACTGTCTACGTGCAG GTGGACCAGCAAATAGACAGGAAGTTCACCTTGGTGTCGGATGCTGAGCCGATCCCAATCATGACCGTGACTCTCGGAAAAATCACAA tAAATGAGTCCCTCCCTCTTGAGGTGGTCTCGGCGGGCAAGGCGGGTTTTGTGGGCTGCCTGTCTGCGGTCCATGTCAATCATGTGGCACCCCTGAAGGTGGCGCTGTTGCAGCGAGGCATCTCTTCGGTTGGCGTCCGCAGTGCGCTGGCGCAGTCCAGATGCTCTGACGTGTCGCACGATCTGACAG ACCAGCACCACCACGGCAAGCAAAGATGGCAGTCAAAAGGGGGCAGGGATAACCATAG GCAGCGCCACAGCACTCGTTCTTACCGCCGCATGCCTGGTTGCTGCTATGACCCGCCTGCTCTACCGCTGCCGCCCCCAAAGTTAGCAGGAAGTGGACTTTAG
- the LOC133659001 gene encoding contactin-associated protein-like 5 isoform X1 gives MADFDGRSALLYRFKQKSVSTAKDVISLRFKSRQADGVLLHGESRRGHFITLELRDTRLALHLNLDDTSGGGEAVTVGSLLDDEKWHWVAMERLNKQVKVSVDHYTQSFQTQGHGESLEVDYELSFGGIPLPGKPGTFLRRNFEGCMENVYYNGVNVIDLAKRRKPQMYSVGNVSFSCTRPERTACTFISSSSSLLWLPAAPHTIVDRRYFSIRFQFRTWNTDALLLVTGLGPMHRELRLHISDSRLLLGNAATVTSRNTGERGPRVNDGLWHWLSLDYRGLQLVLSLDHQPIATVRQLHPLEPSGGFFFGGCGASDCHSWSSSFQGCMRLLSIDRWPIKLSLVQQGMLGNFSSLLFDACHIRDRCLPNMCEHGTSCTQTWDRFNCNCSGSGYAGATCHHSIFESSCESYRLSGGSSGFYSIDPDGSGPLGPTQVYCNMTDDKVWTLISHNVTLPVRVSDSSKHETHVMKFNSSASSQQLRAIVMASEQCRQEVVFTSKRSRLLKADEGHPLSWWVDQHGERRNYWGSSSHAWSKDSGFLSGKEHLPLSVLVEDSEAVHSVGPLRCHGDKRLWNMASFNQEGAYLSLPPLQPEQAFDLTFYFKTDGPSGVFLNSLGQKDFIRLELSSPSVMMLSFSASVVLVKSHLPLNDRQWHYVRVERNVKETLLQVDELPVGVLEAPPDAAVHQRLGGQLFVGGVPSGLRGFLGCIRSLTVNGLTYDLQESAKTAPGVSPTCPGYCDGPSVVCHNRGRCFEKSDGFACDCSRSAYAGPLCKDEVALAFDEETSVTYTFLPGHHQKSSVSKHGGGRTREDMTFSFVTMRRPAMLLSVKTFKTYYMVVLLAGNGRLHVWYNLQSDRKPEVFSPASSSLADGRSHQVRILCESNTVYVQVDQQIDRKFTLVSDAEPIPIMTVTLGKITINESLPLEVVSAGKAGFVGCLSAVHVNHVAPLKVALLQRGISSVGVRSALAQSRCSDVSHDLTDQHHHGKQRWQSKGGRDNHRQRHSTRSYRRMPGCCYDPPALPLPPPKLAGSGL, from the exons ATGGCCGACTTTGACGGCCGAAGTGCTCTACTGTACCGCTTCAAGCAGAAATCCGTGTCTACGGCCAAAGACGTCATCTCACTGAGGTTCAAGAGCCGGCAGGCCGATGGCGTCCTGTTACATGGTGAAAGCCGGCGTGGCCACTTCATCACCCTGGAGCTGCGTGACACCAGACTGGCTCTCCACCTCAACCTGG ATGACACTAGCGGGGGTGGGGAGGCAGTGACGGTGGGCAGTCTTCTGGACGACGAGAAGTGGCACTGGGTGGCGATGGAGCGCCTCAACAAGCAGGTAAAGGTCAGCGTTGACCACTACACTCAGTCCTTCCAGACCCAAGGCCATGGGGAGTCGCTGGAGGTGGACTACGAG CTGAGCTTTGGCGGCATCCCTCTGCCTGGCAAGCCCGGAACATTCCTAAGGAGGAACTTTGAGGGCTGCATGGAGAACGTCTACTATAATGGTGTCAATGTCATCGACCTGGCTAAAAGACGCAAGCCTCAAATGTACAGCGTG GGAAACGTCTCCTTCTCATGCACGCGGCCCGAGCGGACGGCGTGCACCTTTATCAGCTCCAGCAGCAGCTTACTGTGGCTGCCGGCGGCTCCCCACACCATCGTTGATCGAAGGTACTTCTCCATCCGCTTCCAGTTTAGAACATGGAACACTGACGCACTGCTGCTTGTCACCGGGCTTGGACCAATGCATCGGGAGCTGCGACTGCACATCTCCGACAGTCGACTGCTCCTAGGCAACGCTGCCACAG TAACCAGTAGAAACACTGGAGAGCGTGGTCCTCGGGTGAACGACGGACTGTGGCACTGGCTGAGTTTGGACTACAGGGGCCTGCAACTGGTCCTGAGTCTGGACCACCAGCCCATCGCCACCGTACGACAGCTCCACCCACTGGAGCCCAGCGGAGGCTTCTTCTTCGGGG GCTGCGGGGCATCAGACTGCCACAGCTGGAGCTCGTCATTCCAGGGCTGCATGAGGCTGCTGTCCATCGATCGGTGGCCCATCAAGCTGAGCCTTGTGCAGCAAGGGATGCTGGGAAACTTCTCGTCTCTGCTATTTGACGCATGCCACATCAGAGACCG GTGTCTTCCGAACATGTGCGAACATGGCACCTCGTGCACACAGACGTGGGACCGCTTTAACTGCAACTGTTCTGGAAGCGGATACGCAGGAGCCACTTGTCACCACT CCATATTTGAGTCGTCCTGTGAGTCGTACAGACTCAGCGGAGGCTCGTCTGGCTTCTACTCAATTGACCCCGATGGCAGCGGCCCACTGGGGCCCACACAGGTGTACTGCAACATGACAG ACGACAAAGTGTGGACCCTGATCAGTCACAACGTCACGCTTCCTGTCCGAGTAAGCGACTCATCTAAACACGAGACTCATGTCATGAAGTTTAACTCCAGCGCCTCGTCCCAACAACTACGTGCCATCGTGATGGCATCTGAGCAGTGTCGACAGGAAGTGGTCTTCACCAGCAAAAGGTCCCGCCTCCTAAAGGCTGATG AAGGACACCCGTTGTCCTGGTGGGTGGATCAGCATGGGGAAAGGCGAAACTACTGGGGCAGCTCCAGCCACGCATG GTCCAAGGACTCTGGGTTTCTGTCTGGGAAAGAGCATCTCCCACTCAGTGTACTAGTTGAGGACTCCGAGGCCGTCCACAGTGTGGGCCCTctgcgttgccatggagaca AGCGTCTTTGGAACATGGCGTCCTTTAACCAGGAGGGGGCCTACCTCAGTTTACCGCCCCTGCAACCTGAGCAGGCATTTGACCTCACCTTCTACTTCAAGACTGACGGTCCTTCTGGTGTCTTTCTGAATTCTCTGGGCCAGAAAGACTTCATTCGCTTGGAGCTCAGCT CTCCTTCCGTCATGATGTTGTCGTTCAGCGCATCAGTGGTGTTGGTCAAGTCCCACCTCCCCCTGAATGACAGACAATGGCACTACGTGAGGGTGGAGCGCAACGTTAAGGAGACGTTGCTGCAGGTGGATGAACTTCCCGTCGGCGTCCTGGAGGCCCCGCCTGATGCAGCCGTACACCAACGCCTTGGCGGGCAGCTTTTCGTAG GGGGGGTACCTTCCGGCCTGCGAGGTTTCTTGGGCTGCATCAGGTCTCTGACAGTCAATGGCTTAACCTATGACCTGCAAGAGAGTGCCAAGACGGCACCCGGTGTGAGCCCCACATGTCCCGGTTACTGTGACGGGCCGAGCGTTGTCTGCCACAACCGAGGGCGTTGCTTTGAAAAGAGTGACGGATTTGCTTGCGACTGCTCACGCTCGGCGTACGCCGGGCCTCTGTGCAAAGACG AAGTGGCTCTCGCCTTTGATGAAGAGACATCAGTAACCTACACCTTTTTGCCAGGCCACCACCAAAAGTCGTCTGTGTCCAAACATGGTGGGGGCAGGACCAGAGAGGACATGACCTTTAGCTTTGTCACAATGCGGAGACCCGCCATGTTGCTAAGCGTCAAAACATTCAAGACGTACTACATGGTTGTCCTACTTGCTGGCAACG GACGTCTGCACGTGTGGTACAACTTGCAGAGTGACAGGAAGCCTGAGGTCTTTAGCCCCGCGTCCAGCAGCCTGGCGGATGGAAGATCGCACCAAGTCAGAATACTCTGCGAGAGCAACACTGTCTACGTGCAG GTGGACCAGCAAATAGACAGGAAGTTCACCTTGGTGTCGGATGCTGAGCCGATCCCAATCATGACCGTGACTCTCGGAAAAATCACAA tAAATGAGTCCCTCCCTCTTGAGGTGGTCTCGGCGGGCAAGGCGGGTTTTGTGGGCTGCCTGTCTGCGGTCCATGTCAATCATGTGGCACCCCTGAAGGTGGCGCTGTTGCAGCGAGGCATCTCTTCGGTTGGCGTCCGCAGTGCGCTGGCGCAGTCCAGATGCTCTGACGTGTCGCACGATCTGACAG ACCAGCACCACCACGGCAAGCAAAGATGGCAGTCAAAAGGGGGCAGGGATAACCATAG GCAGCGCCACAGCACTCGTTCTTACCGCCGCATGCCTGGTTGCTGCTATGACCCGCCTGCTCTACCGCTGCCGCCCCCAAAGTTAGCAGGAAGTGGACTTTAG
- the LOC133659233 gene encoding coiled-coil domain-containing protein 141-like produces the protein MTSSIEPEVATLRGHKDTGETKTDNGKSFTTLSTIAIQTGQSQLVVSVVKSGSLVHLELIQVQPELCEIGSNQEENRTLMQEHEKLMKTMKKHQQEVVEAAGEIGRKRRRQEEDQEVYEAMGACLNEGWYNLLRVLERRQEVLTLAASFYQAASQLLLGVDNVEDTLLRVDVGFADATLALDAMRRDVLRSSLKVLLSGGQLLRELELLQRTDSLRGASVVLQQHTSHSLTCSTRHKCGLACPALLKSFLLCGYGKCNKANAMSHVLPRIPDPASKWR, from the exons ATGACGAGCAGCATCGAACCGGAGGTGGCGACGCTCAGAGGACATAAGGACACGGGGGAGACGAAGACAGACAATGGGAAATCCTTCACGACTCTCAGCACCATCGCAATTCAGACTGGCCAATCGCAGCTGGTCGTGTCTGTAGTCAAG AGCGGCTCGCTGGTCCACCTTGAGCTGATCCAGGTCCAGCCTGAGCTCTGTGAGATTGGCTCAAACCAGGAAGAAAACAGGACACTCATGCAAGAACATGAGAAGTTGATGAAGAcaatgaag AAACACCAGCAAGAAGTTGTGGAGGCGGCAGGGGAAATtggaaggaagaggaggaggcaGGAAGAAGATCAGGAAGTGTACGAGGCTATGGGAGCGTGTCTGAATGAAGGCTGGTACAATTTGCTCCGCGTCCTGGAGAGGCGACAGGAAGTGCTGACGCTGGCAGCAAGCTTCTACCAGGCAGCGTCGCAG TTGTTGCTTGGAGTTGACAACGTCGAAGATACTCTGTTACGAGTGGACGTCGGGTTTGCTGACGCTACACTTGCTTTGGATGCCATGAGGAGAG ATGTACTAAGAAGTTCTCTGAAGGTGCTATTGAGCGGCGGCCAGCTTCTTCGTGAGCTCGAACTACTCCAGCGTACTGACAGCCTCCGTGGGGCATCAGTGGTACTGCAGCAGCACACGTCACATTCTTTAACCTGTTCAACACGGCACAAATGCGGTCTTGCCTGCCCCGCTTTGTTGAAATCCTTCCTCCTATGTGGTTATGGCAAATGTAACAAAGCCAATGCAATGTCACATGTTCTTCCCAGAATTCCAGACCCAGCCAGCAAGTGGCGGTGA
- the LOC133659001 gene encoding contactin-associated protein-like 5 isoform X3, whose protein sequence is MADFDGRSALLYRFKQKSVSTAKDVISLRFKSRQADGVLLHGESRRGHFITLELRDTRLALHLNLDDTSGGGEAVTVGSLLDDEKWHWVAMERLNKQVKVSVDHYTQSFQTQGHGESLEVDYELSFGGIPLPGKPGTFLRRNFEGCMENVYYNGVNVIDLAKRRKPQMYSVGNVSFSCTRPERTACTFISSSSSLLWLPAAPHTIVDRRYFSIRFQFRTWNTDALLLVTGLGPMHRELRLHISDSRLLLGNAATVTSRNTGERGPRVNDGLWHWLSLDYRGLQLVLSLDHQPIATVRQLHPLEPSGGFFFGGCGASDCHSWSSSFQGCMRLLSIDRWPIKLSLVQQGMLGNFSSLLFDACHIRDRCLPNMCEHGTSCTQTWDRFNCNCSGSGYAGATCHHSIFESSCESYRLSGGSSGFYSIDPDGSGPLGPTQVYCNMTDDKVWTLISHNVTLPVRVSDSSKHETHVMKFNSSASSQQLRAIVMASEQCRQEVVFTSKRSRLLKADEGHPLSWWVDQHGERRNYWGSSSHAWSKDSGFLSGKEHLPLSVLVEDSEAVHSVGPLRCHGDKRLWNMASFNQEGAYLSLPPLQPEQAFDLTFYFKTDGPSGVFLNSLGQKDFIRLELSSPSVMMLSFSASVVLVKSHLPLNDRQWHYVRVERNVKETLLQVDELPVGVLEAPPDAAVHQRLGGQLFVGGVPSGLRGFLGCIRSLTVNGLTYDLQESAKTAPGVSPTCPGYCDGPSVVCHNRGRCFEKSDGFACDCSRSAYAGPLCKDEVALAFDEETSVTYTFLPGHHQKSSVSKHGGGRTREDMTFSFVTMRRPAMLLSVKTFKTYYMVVLLAGNGRLHVWYNLQSDRKPEVFSPASSSLADGRSHQVRILCESNTVYVQVDQQIDRKFTLVSDAEPIPIMTVTLGKITINESLPLEVVSAGKAGFVGCLSAVHVNHVAPLKVALLQRGISSVGVRSALAQSRCSDVSHDLTGQTSTTTASKDGSQKGAGITIGSATALVLTAACLVAAMTRLLYRCRPQS, encoded by the exons ATGGCCGACTTTGACGGCCGAAGTGCTCTACTGTACCGCTTCAAGCAGAAATCCGTGTCTACGGCCAAAGACGTCATCTCACTGAGGTTCAAGAGCCGGCAGGCCGATGGCGTCCTGTTACATGGTGAAAGCCGGCGTGGCCACTTCATCACCCTGGAGCTGCGTGACACCAGACTGGCTCTCCACCTCAACCTGG ATGACACTAGCGGGGGTGGGGAGGCAGTGACGGTGGGCAGTCTTCTGGACGACGAGAAGTGGCACTGGGTGGCGATGGAGCGCCTCAACAAGCAGGTAAAGGTCAGCGTTGACCACTACACTCAGTCCTTCCAGACCCAAGGCCATGGGGAGTCGCTGGAGGTGGACTACGAG CTGAGCTTTGGCGGCATCCCTCTGCCTGGCAAGCCCGGAACATTCCTAAGGAGGAACTTTGAGGGCTGCATGGAGAACGTCTACTATAATGGTGTCAATGTCATCGACCTGGCTAAAAGACGCAAGCCTCAAATGTACAGCGTG GGAAACGTCTCCTTCTCATGCACGCGGCCCGAGCGGACGGCGTGCACCTTTATCAGCTCCAGCAGCAGCTTACTGTGGCTGCCGGCGGCTCCCCACACCATCGTTGATCGAAGGTACTTCTCCATCCGCTTCCAGTTTAGAACATGGAACACTGACGCACTGCTGCTTGTCACCGGGCTTGGACCAATGCATCGGGAGCTGCGACTGCACATCTCCGACAGTCGACTGCTCCTAGGCAACGCTGCCACAG TAACCAGTAGAAACACTGGAGAGCGTGGTCCTCGGGTGAACGACGGACTGTGGCACTGGCTGAGTTTGGACTACAGGGGCCTGCAACTGGTCCTGAGTCTGGACCACCAGCCCATCGCCACCGTACGACAGCTCCACCCACTGGAGCCCAGCGGAGGCTTCTTCTTCGGGG GCTGCGGGGCATCAGACTGCCACAGCTGGAGCTCGTCATTCCAGGGCTGCATGAGGCTGCTGTCCATCGATCGGTGGCCCATCAAGCTGAGCCTTGTGCAGCAAGGGATGCTGGGAAACTTCTCGTCTCTGCTATTTGACGCATGCCACATCAGAGACCG GTGTCTTCCGAACATGTGCGAACATGGCACCTCGTGCACACAGACGTGGGACCGCTTTAACTGCAACTGTTCTGGAAGCGGATACGCAGGAGCCACTTGTCACCACT CCATATTTGAGTCGTCCTGTGAGTCGTACAGACTCAGCGGAGGCTCGTCTGGCTTCTACTCAATTGACCCCGATGGCAGCGGCCCACTGGGGCCCACACAGGTGTACTGCAACATGACAG ACGACAAAGTGTGGACCCTGATCAGTCACAACGTCACGCTTCCTGTCCGAGTAAGCGACTCATCTAAACACGAGACTCATGTCATGAAGTTTAACTCCAGCGCCTCGTCCCAACAACTACGTGCCATCGTGATGGCATCTGAGCAGTGTCGACAGGAAGTGGTCTTCACCAGCAAAAGGTCCCGCCTCCTAAAGGCTGATG AAGGACACCCGTTGTCCTGGTGGGTGGATCAGCATGGGGAAAGGCGAAACTACTGGGGCAGCTCCAGCCACGCATG GTCCAAGGACTCTGGGTTTCTGTCTGGGAAAGAGCATCTCCCACTCAGTGTACTAGTTGAGGACTCCGAGGCCGTCCACAGTGTGGGCCCTctgcgttgccatggagaca AGCGTCTTTGGAACATGGCGTCCTTTAACCAGGAGGGGGCCTACCTCAGTTTACCGCCCCTGCAACCTGAGCAGGCATTTGACCTCACCTTCTACTTCAAGACTGACGGTCCTTCTGGTGTCTTTCTGAATTCTCTGGGCCAGAAAGACTTCATTCGCTTGGAGCTCAGCT CTCCTTCCGTCATGATGTTGTCGTTCAGCGCATCAGTGGTGTTGGTCAAGTCCCACCTCCCCCTGAATGACAGACAATGGCACTACGTGAGGGTGGAGCGCAACGTTAAGGAGACGTTGCTGCAGGTGGATGAACTTCCCGTCGGCGTCCTGGAGGCCCCGCCTGATGCAGCCGTACACCAACGCCTTGGCGGGCAGCTTTTCGTAG GGGGGGTACCTTCCGGCCTGCGAGGTTTCTTGGGCTGCATCAGGTCTCTGACAGTCAATGGCTTAACCTATGACCTGCAAGAGAGTGCCAAGACGGCACCCGGTGTGAGCCCCACATGTCCCGGTTACTGTGACGGGCCGAGCGTTGTCTGCCACAACCGAGGGCGTTGCTTTGAAAAGAGTGACGGATTTGCTTGCGACTGCTCACGCTCGGCGTACGCCGGGCCTCTGTGCAAAGACG AAGTGGCTCTCGCCTTTGATGAAGAGACATCAGTAACCTACACCTTTTTGCCAGGCCACCACCAAAAGTCGTCTGTGTCCAAACATGGTGGGGGCAGGACCAGAGAGGACATGACCTTTAGCTTTGTCACAATGCGGAGACCCGCCATGTTGCTAAGCGTCAAAACATTCAAGACGTACTACATGGTTGTCCTACTTGCTGGCAACG GACGTCTGCACGTGTGGTACAACTTGCAGAGTGACAGGAAGCCTGAGGTCTTTAGCCCCGCGTCCAGCAGCCTGGCGGATGGAAGATCGCACCAAGTCAGAATACTCTGCGAGAGCAACACTGTCTACGTGCAG GTGGACCAGCAAATAGACAGGAAGTTCACCTTGGTGTCGGATGCTGAGCCGATCCCAATCATGACCGTGACTCTCGGAAAAATCACAA tAAATGAGTCCCTCCCTCTTGAGGTGGTCTCGGCGGGCAAGGCGGGTTTTGTGGGCTGCCTGTCTGCGGTCCATGTCAATCATGTGGCACCCCTGAAGGTGGCGCTGTTGCAGCGAGGCATCTCTTCGGTTGGCGTCCGCAGTGCGCTGGCGCAGTCCAGATGCTCTGACGTGTCGCACGATCTGACAG GACAGACCAGCACCACCACGGCAAGCAAAGATGGCAGTCAAAAGGGGGCAGGGATAACCATAG GCAGCGCCACAGCACTCGTTCTTACCGCCGCATGCCTGGTTGCTGCTATGACCCGCCTGCTCTACCGCTGCCGCCCCCAAAGTTAG